In Desulfosediminicola ganghwensis, a single window of DNA contains:
- a CDS encoding BamA/TamA family outer membrane protein, translated as MTSFRNGSVAAAALWLTVGLTGVALGGEEKEEGDFLRYPLGETGNFVLSPIVGPMYTPEMEFGVALGGLLTFSTEPDNPNMPRSSLSTFFIYSTNSSMTISSFLDSFWLDDNLRVNVEFWFKDMPDNYWGVGYDNGLDVDDGPLTTEYDRTWYQLTPVATFRTVGDLFLGAVFDLNHTSSDDEAPGMIDDPTFQEFGDDNTNVGAGIVLSYDTRDVTVNAWRGIYLNFMTTHYLEALGSDNDYDVIEAEYRQYLPLWREGTTLAWNISTRYTTGEVPWGEMSQVGSPFDLRGYTWGRFRDKTMMYGLLEYRHQFQNSVGELGRHGMVAWVGMGFIGEDYDDFNGNDLPNGGVGYRFELQERMNLRADLGIGRDDAGFYLSINEAF; from the coding sequence ATGACCAGTTTCAGGAACGGGTCGGTAGCAGCGGCGGCGCTGTGGCTGACTGTTGGTTTGACGGGGGTTGCCCTTGGCGGGGAGGAGAAGGAGGAAGGTGACTTTCTGCGTTACCCGCTAGGAGAGACAGGCAATTTTGTGCTTTCCCCTATAGTTGGCCCAATGTATACCCCGGAAATGGAATTTGGAGTAGCCCTTGGTGGCTTACTGACATTTTCCACGGAGCCGGATAACCCCAATATGCCTCGGTCATCACTTTCTACCTTTTTTATTTACAGTACCAACAGTTCTATGACTATCAGTTCATTTCTCGACTCTTTCTGGCTCGATGACAACCTGCGGGTAAACGTCGAATTCTGGTTCAAGGATATGCCTGATAACTACTGGGGAGTCGGCTATGATAACGGTCTTGATGTGGATGACGGCCCTCTGACAACCGAATACGACAGAACATGGTACCAGTTGACACCGGTGGCAACCTTCCGCACAGTCGGTGACCTGTTCCTGGGAGCTGTTTTTGATCTGAACCATACCTCATCAGACGATGAGGCTCCGGGGATGATAGATGATCCTACTTTTCAAGAGTTCGGCGATGATAACACCAATGTCGGAGCCGGTATCGTTCTCTCTTATGATACGCGCGATGTAACGGTGAATGCCTGGCGGGGAATCTATTTGAATTTTATGACCACCCATTACCTGGAGGCACTGGGTTCGGATAACGACTATGATGTGATTGAGGCGGAATACCGGCAATACCTGCCGCTCTGGCGTGAGGGAACAACCCTGGCCTGGAATATCAGCACTCGTTATACCACCGGTGAGGTACCATGGGGAGAGATGTCCCAGGTAGGTAGTCCTTTCGATTTACGGGGGTACACCTGGGGGCGCTTCCGGGATAAGACTATGATGTATGGTCTGCTGGAGTATCGGCATCAGTTTCAAAATTCTGTTGGTGAGCTAGGTAGACATGGCATGGTGGCCTGGGTCGGCATGGGATTCATTGGTGAAGACTACGATGATTTTAATGGAAATGATCTGCCGAATGGTGGTGTGGGGTACCGATTCGAGCTGCAGGAGCGTATGAATCTCAGGGCGGATCTCGGTATCGGGCGTGATGACGCTGGATTTTATCTGAGTATTAATGAGGCGTTCTAG
- a CDS encoding lipid-binding SYLF domain-containing protein, translated as MEKSTTVVSSFTADPDLDWFRKNVYRAQAVLIIPQNLKGAFLVGGAGGSGVLLARDIKTGQWSYPAFYTLGSLSIGLQAGAESSEIILMVMTERGMESMLTSSFKLGADVTLAAGPVGVGAKAKTADIISYARAKGVFAGVSLDGAVVKTRDGLNGAYYGRKVSPTDILIRRDAVNGHADKLRAAVKAVAK; from the coding sequence GTGGAAAAATCTACAACTGTTGTCTCCAGTTTTACAGCTGATCCGGATTTGGACTGGTTTAGAAAAAATGTATACAGGGCGCAGGCAGTTCTGATAATCCCACAAAATCTGAAAGGTGCCTTTCTGGTGGGTGGTGCAGGCGGCTCCGGAGTGTTACTGGCCCGGGATATAAAAACAGGACAATGGAGTTATCCCGCATTCTATACCCTGGGGAGTCTTTCGATTGGTTTGCAGGCTGGGGCGGAGTCGTCAGAGATCATCCTGATGGTCATGACGGAGAGGGGTATGGAGAGCATGCTCACCAGTTCTTTTAAACTTGGCGCTGATGTCACTTTGGCTGCGGGCCCGGTTGGGGTTGGAGCCAAGGCCAAGACTGCAGACATCATATCGTATGCCAGGGCCAAGGGGGTATTTGCGGGGGTCTCTTTGGATGGTGCAGTGGTTAAAACCAGAGATGGTTTGAATGGTGCATATTACGGCAGAAAAGTGAGTCCTACCGATATCCTGATTCGCAGGGATGCTGTCAACGGACATGCCGATAAACTCAGGGCAGCGGTAAAAGCTGTAGCAAAATAG
- a CDS encoding PP2C family protein-serine/threonine phosphatase, with the protein MKQYIAYADKQIEGARLRQEDSLLVVEHVKLAAEQPGTLLLICDGMGGHTSGGLASKLVTSTIARTFHQTYGTIPQRLKSAAESANAAIASRIVDDPRLNGMGTTLVAAFISDWNIYWYSVGDSPLWLIRNNRLRRLNEDHSMAAMLDKQHNRDELSTDTEYFHGRHFLMSAINGKVPDIVDCPSLPFTLQEGDQLLLATDGIETLSLSRLNEILTKTSQLPVAGSLDAIFEEIKLQNHPQQDNASAILVRIGSGADIEKPQLSRHSTLLPGRLKTIRRTIMHGVKSKKIMRIFMIIAMIIIAALIIIRLIT; encoded by the coding sequence TTGAAACAATATATCGCATATGCGGATAAGCAGATAGAGGGTGCTCGTTTGCGGCAGGAAGATAGCCTGTTGGTGGTTGAGCACGTCAAACTTGCCGCTGAGCAACCAGGGACACTACTGTTAATCTGTGATGGAATGGGTGGTCACACCTCTGGAGGATTGGCCAGTAAACTGGTCACCTCGACCATAGCGCGAACGTTCCACCAAACCTATGGCACCATCCCACAGAGACTTAAGAGTGCAGCAGAATCGGCAAACGCTGCTATTGCCTCACGTATTGTCGATGATCCCCGCCTCAATGGCATGGGAACCACACTTGTAGCCGCCTTTATCTCCGATTGGAATATCTACTGGTACAGTGTTGGTGACTCCCCTTTATGGTTGATTCGCAACAACCGGTTACGACGCCTCAACGAAGACCACTCCATGGCGGCAATGTTGGACAAACAGCACAACAGAGATGAATTATCTACTGATACAGAATACTTTCATGGACGACATTTTCTCATGTCCGCCATCAACGGTAAAGTACCGGACATTGTAGATTGTCCGAGTCTCCCATTCACGTTGCAGGAGGGTGATCAGTTACTGCTTGCCACCGACGGCATTGAGACACTGAGTCTCTCACGTTTAAACGAAATACTCACCAAGACCTCTCAGCTACCAGTAGCCGGAAGCCTGGATGCTATTTTCGAGGAAATCAAACTTCAGAATCATCCACAACAGGATAATGCAAGCGCAATTCTGGTTCGCATTGGCTCAGGTGCCGACATTGAAAAGCCCCAACTATCCAGACATAGCACTTTGTTACCCGGCAGACTCAAGACCATCCGCAGGACAATCATGCATGGAGTAAAATCGAAGAAAATCATGCGTATTTTTATGATCATAGCTATGATCATAATTGCGGCACTGATAATAATTCGCCTGATAACCTAG
- a CDS encoding GH3 auxin-responsive promoter family protein, with product MSIASFLIGLTIKRSAQRFEQATAQPMVMQENKLFSILTRNANTEYGKRYGFSSIKTIEEYQKQVPVMTYEDIKHDMQRIIVGTKNILTAEDPVMFAQTSGTTGDPKYIPVTPSCQGQETSDQMRAWTYHCKKDHPDILEKKVLSLVSPAVEGHTPSGMPYGSTSGLIYKNMPALIRSTYSIPYDVFEIEDYGAKYFSIMRISLEHDIRFLVTANPSSVIKMCEKANSHSEEIIRDIHDGTLSASFPIGAALFESISKRLKPNPNRAKELATLRDLRNGELRPADYWPQLSLIGCWKGGSVGHYLNRFPHWFNPEGGKEIPVRDIGYLSSEARGSIPLSDEGSAGVLTVATNFVEFVEVENLESNRNNPQAWNFLTLKDVEIDREYYIFFTTTAGLYRYDINDVIKVVGYYNETPQIIFLRKGRGMTNITGEKVSVNQIISSFQKASEATGISVDHFKAEADHKNSRYIFRVEFTTRVQPELEQQFIRQLDNQLKSVNIEYKAKRDSQRLDTPLMHVMREGWYERNRKRMVEGGMRAFQAKTELLSPNVLATQQIKPELERIVEIEQ from the coding sequence ATGTCTATCGCAAGTTTTTTAATCGGATTAACAATCAAAAGATCTGCACAAAGGTTTGAGCAGGCAACCGCTCAACCGATGGTTATGCAGGAGAACAAACTGTTCTCCATACTCACCAGAAATGCGAACACGGAGTATGGGAAAAGATACGGTTTCTCCTCTATCAAAACCATAGAAGAGTATCAAAAACAGGTTCCGGTAATGACATATGAGGATATCAAACATGATATGCAGAGAATCATAGTCGGAACCAAGAACATACTAACCGCTGAAGATCCGGTGATGTTTGCCCAAACCAGCGGTACAACGGGCGATCCCAAATATATTCCCGTTACCCCTTCCTGCCAGGGCCAGGAAACCAGCGACCAGATGCGCGCCTGGACCTACCATTGCAAAAAGGATCACCCGGACATATTGGAGAAAAAAGTGCTCTCACTGGTCTCTCCCGCCGTGGAAGGTCACACACCTTCCGGGATGCCATACGGCTCCACCTCCGGGTTGATCTATAAAAATATGCCTGCACTTATTCGCTCCACCTACTCAATACCTTACGATGTTTTTGAGATCGAAGATTACGGAGCAAAGTATTTCTCCATTATGCGGATCTCCCTGGAGCATGATATCCGCTTTTTGGTCACCGCCAACCCATCATCGGTGATCAAGATGTGTGAAAAGGCCAACAGTCACAGTGAAGAGATTATTCGTGACATCCATGACGGTACCCTCTCTGCATCCTTTCCCATTGGAGCCGCTCTTTTTGAGTCGATATCCAAACGACTCAAGCCCAACCCGAATCGCGCCAAGGAATTGGCTACACTCCGTGATCTTCGCAACGGGGAACTACGCCCTGCTGATTACTGGCCGCAGCTCAGCCTGATAGGCTGCTGGAAAGGCGGTTCTGTTGGTCATTATCTGAACCGCTTCCCCCACTGGTTCAACCCGGAAGGCGGAAAAGAGATTCCTGTACGCGATATCGGCTACCTCTCCAGTGAGGCCAGAGGCTCCATTCCGCTCAGCGATGAAGGCAGCGCAGGCGTCCTTACAGTGGCGACCAATTTTGTTGAATTTGTTGAAGTGGAAAACCTGGAAAGCAACCGCAATAATCCCCAGGCTTGGAATTTCCTTACTCTGAAAGACGTTGAAATCGATCGGGAATACTACATATTCTTCACCACCACCGCAGGCCTCTACCGCTATGACATTAACGATGTGATCAAAGTGGTTGGCTATTACAATGAAACCCCCCAGATCATCTTCTTGAGAAAAGGTCGGGGGATGACCAATATCACGGGTGAGAAGGTCAGCGTCAACCAAATCATCAGCTCCTTCCAGAAGGCCAGTGAGGCGACCGGCATCAGTGTAGACCACTTTAAAGCCGAGGCAGACCACAAGAACAGCCGCTACATTTTCCGGGTTGAGTTCACCACCAGAGTTCAACCGGAGCTCGAACAACAGTTTATCCGTCAACTCGATAATCAGCTCAAATCAGTCAATATCGAATATAAAGCGAAACGGGACTCGCAGCGCCTTGACACACCTCTTATGCATGTAATGCGTGAAGGTTGGTATGAACGGAACCGCAAGCGCATGGTTGAAGGCGGTATGCGTGCCTTTCAGGCCAAAACAGAACTACTCAGCCCCAACGTTCTGGCTACCCAGCAGATCAAGCCGGAACTGGAACGAATAGTGGAAATCGAGCAGTAG
- a CDS encoding serine/threonine protein kinase, translating to MITNKRVLQIKGGTYTPQPSNWITTARIVGVSLFVLSLLAGIGYWTSHAVREAIVNVYAANLTTILDADVEALDIWVHNEMSFARSHAQDPLIARETMGLIEIHQKQPGDTDKLINSESFKTLQKHTLPILEEKEYWGYFIVDRAGYVLAASIPVPFTGLTINPEMAETVARVFNGETIVSKPQLSGIYLPEIQLNQSQPIMLSSTPILAADGTIIAALALALNPDKDFTRILSVARMGDSGDTYAFDKNGFLISDSRFEDQLREIGLLRDLPDVRSILAIQIRDPGGNMTKGFTPELPIEELPLTRMAASAVAGNSGVNVKGYRDYRGVEVIGAWRWLDEYGFGVATEIPKSDAFKGHRPVIIAFFGLFSLVIISCLWFLYSARSIQRLQSKIDSFQQLGQYRLIKKIGEGGMGKVYQARHALLKRPTAVKFLKPDAMDDETVERFKQEVQLTASLSHPNTVQIYDYGKTEEGIFYYAMEYLNGINLAQLLEIEGKVPLERVIYIIKHVCYSLEEAHKIGLIHRDIKPMNIMLCMRGGRYDSLKVLDFGLAKELNRQSDLTLTTRQGIIGTPAYIAPERLKGTREIDIRSDFYSLGSVAYNLLSGKDVFDTESPVEICYHIINTEAPSLSERLDYEIPAEFEQLIATCLAKNPDERPANAAAIIAALKSLEEKYCWSEDDARQWWQANEKRINELLPPG from the coding sequence ATGATCACTAATAAGAGAGTTTTACAGATAAAGGGTGGCACCTATACGCCACAACCAAGCAACTGGATCACTACCGCCAGAATTGTGGGAGTCTCCCTGTTTGTCTTATCCCTGCTGGCTGGCATCGGTTACTGGACCTCTCACGCCGTCCGTGAAGCAATCGTCAATGTTTATGCCGCAAACCTTACCACCATTCTTGATGCGGACGTGGAAGCACTCGATATCTGGGTTCACAACGAAATGAGTTTTGCCAGATCTCATGCCCAGGACCCTCTCATTGCCAGAGAGACCATGGGATTGATCGAGATTCACCAGAAACAGCCGGGGGACACAGACAAGCTCATTAACTCGGAAAGTTTTAAAACTCTGCAGAAACATACCCTGCCAATCCTTGAAGAAAAAGAGTATTGGGGCTATTTCATCGTAGACCGGGCCGGTTACGTTTTAGCGGCAAGTATCCCGGTTCCGTTTACCGGCTTAACCATCAACCCGGAAATGGCTGAAACAGTCGCCAGAGTTTTCAACGGGGAGACAATCGTGAGCAAGCCGCAACTCTCCGGCATTTACCTGCCTGAGATACAGTTAAACCAAAGCCAGCCGATCATGCTCTCCTCAACCCCCATTTTAGCTGCCGACGGAACGATCATCGCCGCCCTTGCACTCGCGCTCAACCCGGACAAAGACTTCACCCGCATTCTCTCTGTAGCTCGAATGGGTGACTCCGGCGACACCTATGCCTTCGACAAAAACGGTTTCCTGATCTCCGATAGCAGGTTTGAAGACCAGTTACGTGAAATCGGTCTACTCCGGGACCTGCCCGATGTCCGTTCAATTCTCGCAATTCAGATTCGCGACCCCGGCGGTAACATGACCAAAGGCTTTACCCCGGAATTGCCGATTGAAGAACTCCCGCTTACCCGCATGGCAGCTTCCGCAGTAGCGGGCAATTCTGGAGTCAATGTCAAAGGCTACCGGGATTACAGAGGAGTCGAGGTTATAGGTGCCTGGCGATGGCTGGATGAATATGGCTTCGGTGTGGCCACAGAAATCCCCAAATCCGATGCATTCAAAGGACATCGACCGGTAATAATTGCTTTTTTCGGCCTATTTAGCCTGGTGATCATCAGTTGTCTCTGGTTTCTCTACTCCGCACGATCTATCCAGCGCCTGCAAAGCAAAATCGACTCCTTCCAACAACTGGGACAATACAGACTCATCAAAAAGATCGGTGAAGGCGGCATGGGCAAGGTCTATCAGGCACGGCATGCACTGCTGAAACGCCCCACCGCAGTGAAATTTTTAAAACCCGATGCCATGGATGATGAAACGGTTGAGCGATTTAAACAGGAAGTGCAGTTAACTGCCAGCCTGAGCCACCCGAACACTGTTCAGATATATGATTACGGTAAAACAGAGGAAGGTATTTTCTATTACGCCATGGAATACCTGAACGGCATCAACCTGGCCCAATTGCTTGAAATAGAGGGCAAAGTACCTCTTGAGCGAGTCATATACATCATTAAACATGTCTGCTATTCTCTGGAGGAAGCCCATAAAATAGGCTTGATCCACCGGGATATCAAACCGATGAATATCATGCTCTGCATGCGAGGCGGCAGATATGATTCACTCAAGGTTCTCGACTTCGGCCTGGCCAAAGAGCTAAACCGGCAAAGTGATCTGACCCTGACCACCCGTCAGGGAATTATCGGAACTCCCGCCTACATTGCCCCGGAACGCTTGAAAGGGACCAGAGAGATTGATATTCGCTCAGACTTCTACTCACTTGGTTCAGTAGCCTACAACCTGCTGTCTGGTAAAGACGTCTTTGACACCGAATCGCCGGTTGAGATCTGTTACCATATTATTAATACCGAAGCTCCCAGTCTCAGCGAGAGATTGGATTATGAGATACCCGCTGAATTTGAACAGCTTATCGCCACTTGCCTCGCAAAAAACCCGGATGAGAGACCAGCCAATGCGGCAGCCATAATCGCCGCTTTGAAATCACTTGAAGAGAAATACTGCTGGAGTGAGGATGACGCCCGACAGTGGTGGCAGGCGAATGAGAAGAGAATTAACGAGTTGCTTCCACCGGGGTAG
- a CDS encoding PAS domain S-box protein, which produces MNQKPTYEELEQKVKELEKKIAVHMGVDQPADEDEKQYQVLFQHMPIACFTFDQKGRFLSWNNAAEHMYGYTESEAIGATAYELIVTPETREATDQIIERVFKGEIVTGSEWHDRNKEGEVGWRMGNTFPLMGPDGSVICGVNVNIDITDRKRAEESLLQAQTELEKQVEERTINLKSEIEERKIIEEALSLNESRLEALLELSQMYGVSMQELADFSLEEAIRLTKSKIGYLAFMNESETTLTMYAWSREAMKQCEIIDKPIEYVTKDIGLWGEAVRQRKPVVTNDYQAPNPYKKGYPEGHVVIRRHMNIPVFDGQNIVVVAGVGNKNSEYDESDVRQLTLLMDGMWKSIKRRRTENALKEREERISIAAEIANLGVWEWRVDENTLLANQKFFEITGLTRKEADNFSLDMWLSRIHPDEKEKVRSIIKDLSVGKLDRSENQVRFRHPLTGERWLHGIGRVVERTKEGKPLCMVGIHQDITSRKQAEAEREKLIKGLEKALSEVKALSGLLPICASCKKIRDDRGYWNQIESYISKHSDAQFSHGICPVCAKKLYPDIKLYDD; this is translated from the coding sequence ATGAACCAAAAACCGACATATGAAGAATTGGAACAAAAGGTAAAGGAATTAGAGAAAAAAATTGCTGTTCATATGGGTGTAGACCAGCCTGCAGATGAAGATGAAAAACAATATCAGGTATTGTTTCAACACATGCCCATTGCCTGTTTCACATTTGATCAGAAAGGTCGATTTTTGAGCTGGAATAATGCCGCAGAGCACATGTATGGTTATACCGAATCTGAAGCTATCGGTGCTACCGCCTATGAATTAATTGTAACTCCAGAGACCCGGGAAGCCACTGATCAAATTATTGAAAGGGTCTTTAAAGGGGAAATTGTTACTGGATCTGAATGGCATGACCGCAACAAGGAAGGAGAGGTCGGATGGCGCATGGGCAATACATTTCCACTCATGGGGCCCGATGGATCGGTAATCTGTGGAGTAAATGTTAATATTGACATTACTGATCGTAAGCGCGCTGAAGAGTCTTTGCTACAAGCACAGACTGAACTTGAGAAACAGGTCGAAGAGCGAACTATCAACCTGAAAAGTGAGATCGAAGAGCGAAAAATCATAGAAGAGGCATTGAGCCTGAACGAATCAAGACTCGAAGCGCTCTTGGAGCTCAGCCAGATGTATGGAGTCTCTATGCAGGAATTGGCTGACTTCTCTTTAGAAGAAGCGATCAGGCTAACAAAAAGTAAAATTGGCTATCTTGCCTTCATGAATGAAAGTGAAACGACTCTTACAATGTATGCATGGTCGAGAGAGGCGATGAAGCAATGTGAGATAATCGATAAACCCATAGAGTACGTAACTAAAGATATCGGGCTGTGGGGGGAAGCGGTTCGTCAGAGGAAACCCGTGGTCACTAATGATTATCAAGCACCAAACCCGTACAAAAAAGGATATCCAGAAGGTCATGTTGTGATAAGGCGCCACATGAACATCCCGGTCTTTGATGGTCAGAATATTGTGGTTGTTGCAGGTGTTGGAAATAAAAACTCTGAATACGATGAATCAGATGTTCGTCAACTGACGTTGCTCATGGATGGTATGTGGAAGAGTATCAAAAGAAGACGAACTGAAAATGCGTTAAAGGAAAGAGAGGAAAGAATCTCAATCGCAGCTGAAATCGCAAATCTGGGCGTGTGGGAATGGCGCGTCGATGAGAATACGCTTTTGGCTAATCAGAAATTCTTTGAAATAACCGGTCTTACCAGAAAGGAAGCGGACAATTTTTCCCTTGATATGTGGCTGAGTAGAATCCATCCTGATGAAAAAGAAAAGGTTCGGAGTATCATTAAAGATCTTTCCGTCGGGAAATTGGATCGATCAGAAAACCAAGTCAGGTTCCGACATCCGCTAACCGGAGAAAGGTGGCTTCATGGAATCGGCAGGGTCGTTGAACGGACCAAAGAGGGGAAACCCTTATGCATGGTAGGTATCCACCAAGATATTACCAGTCGTAAGCAGGCAGAAGCAGAACGTGAGAAATTGATAAAAGGACTGGAAAAAGCCCTCTCAGAGGTTAAAGCCTTAAGCGGGTTATTACCTATTTGTGCCTCTTGTAAGAAAATACGTGACGACAGAGGGTACTGGAATCAGATTGAGTCATATATCTCAAAGCACTCTGATGCACAATTTAGTCACGGAATTTGCCCGGTGTGCGCCAAAAAACTTTACCCTGATATTAAGCTTTATGATGATTAG